The Aggregicoccus sp. 17bor-14 genome contains the following window.
ACACGGCGAGGCGCGGGGCCTCTGCCGGTGCCGGGGCGCCCTCGAGCGCCCCCACCCGCGTCCAGTGCGCGAGCTGGTTCTCGGCGCCGTCTGCGTACGCGAAGTCGCGGTTGAGCTGCCGGGCGGTGGGGCCGAGCAGGTGCAGCGCGTCCTCGTTCTCGGCGGCGTGGCACTTCTTGCACTGGTTCTTGTTGGGGACGAGGTAGTGCGTGGAGCGCGCCTCGCCGTGCGCGTCGGTCCAGGCCACGTCGAGCACCGTGCCGCCCAGCTGCAGGGTGGCGTCGCGGCCGTCCGCGTCCCACACGTAGGGCAGGCCCACCCAGCCCTGCGCGGTGTGCACCAGCAGCCGCGTCTCGAGCGGCCGGCCGGGGGCATCCGCCTGCCGCAGGTCGCCGGGCGCGGAGAAGGTCTTGGCGACCACGCTGCCCACCGGCAGGTCCATCGCGCCGCTCGCCTGGTAGTGCGCGTGCGCGCCCGGCGGCAGCCACACCAGCCGGTCCTTGTGGGTGTAGTCGGAGAAGAGGGGCGTGTTCAGGGTGTAGGGCAGGGCGCCGCCCTTGGCGACCACGCGCCCGTCCTGCACCTCGAGCAGACACCACGCGGACAGCCGCTCCGGCGGTTGGGTCAGCGCGCCCTCGGGCGGGCCGTCACACGGGGCAGCGGGGGACGAGCCCCCGCACCCGCAGAGCGCGAGTGCGAGGGCTCCGAGCAGCAACAGCCTGGACATGCTCAGGGGACCTGCTGGAGGGTGACGGCCGTGAGCGGCGCGAGGGTGCAGGCGTACGGCGCCACGTCGGTGCTGAAGTGCGTCCAGTTGCCCTGCGCGTCCGGGTCGGCCGCGTTCACGTTCACGAAGCTGGTGGCGGTGCCGATGCACAGCTCCATCGGGTTGTTCGCCAGGCGCGCGCTCGCGTTGGCGCCGGGGATGCCGTCGTACACGTGGTCCGGCACGCGGCCGCCAGGCAGGTACTGGGCGAGCGCGCCGAGCGCCGCGCCCAGCGGGTTGTTCATGTCCGGCGCCGTGCCGGTCTGGCTGAAGGTGTTGTTGTGCAGGTACACGCGGTAGGAGTCCGGGTTGAAGGCCGCGTCGTCCGGGGTCTGGTCCAGCAGCAGGTAGCTGACCACCGACACGCCCACCGTCTTGTTCCCGGTGAAGGTGTTCTCGAACACCTCGACGTCGTGGGCGGCCATCACCAGCATGCCGGTGCCCGCGGGCACGGTGCCCACGGTGTTGCCCTTGGGCGCGAAGTTGGCGGTGTTGTTCTCCACCAGCTGGTTGCGGAACACGCGCACGTGCGACACGTCCGGCACCTGGAGGCCGGGCAGGCCGAAGACGAGGATGCCGCCGGTGTTGGCGTGCGCGTTGTTCTCGTACACGTCCGCGCGGTGGCTGTTCTCGATCTCGATGCCCGCCACGTTCTGGGTGGCCTCGTTGCGGCGCACGACGATGTCCTCGGACTGGCCCACGTAGATGCCCGCGTCCGAGGCGCCCGCGACGTAGCAGTCCTCGATGAGGACCTGCTTGCTCTGCACCGGGTACAGGCCGTAGGCGCCGTGCGCGGTGGGGTTCGCGCCCGTCCAGGTCACGCGCACGTGCTGGAAGCTCACGCCGTTGGTGCCCAGCACCTTGATGCCGTCACCCTTCGCGTCGCGCACGTGCAGGTTGCGCACCGCGAGCCCGTCCGTGCGGGTGGCGGACAGCGCCTCGCTGCCGGCGAGCTGGCCCTTGAAGTCGAGCACCGTGGTCTCGGCGCCCGCGCCCTCGAGCGTCACGTTCGCCACGCCGTCCAGCACCAGCGCGTTCTGGAAGGTGAAGGTGCCCGCCGCGAAGCGGAAGGTGGTGCCCGGCTTCGCGGAGACCAGCGCCGTCTGGATGTCGTGCTCGGTGGCGCCTGCCTCGAACGCCACGCACTCGCCCGTCACGCCCTCGCACGCGCCCTTGTCGTCGGACGAGCAGGCGACCAGCATTCCACTCGCGAGCGCCGCGAGCACCACACGTCTTCCCAGCATGTCGGCTTCCTCCACGCGGGAGGGATGGACACAGTGGGCCGCGCGCGGCCCGCCTCCCGGCGTCCGCGTGTTCTCCCATGGCCTCGTGGCGCATCCGGGTGGCCGGGCGCGCCAGGAGCA
Protein-coding sequences here:
- a CDS encoding SO2930 family diheme c-type cytochrome, whose protein sequence is MSRLLLLGALALALCGCGGSSPAAPCDGPPEGALTQPPERLSAWCLLEVQDGRVVAKGGALPYTLNTPLFSDYTHKDRLVWLPPGAHAHYQASGAMDLPVGSVVAKTFSAPGDLRQADAPGRPLETRLLVHTAQGWVGLPYVWDADGRDATLQLGGTVLDVAWTDAHGEARSTHYLVPNKNQCKKCHAAENEDALHLLGPTARQLNRDFAYADGAENQLAHWTRVGALEGAPAPAEAPRLAVWNDPSTGSVDARARAYLEGNCAHCHSRTGAARTSGLYLSTDETDLFHLGVCKRPVAAGAGSGGFSYDIVPTAPDASILPYRLGSTDPMVAMPEVGRSVVHEEGLALIQQWIHEMQGSCN
- a CDS encoding parallel beta-helix domain-containing protein, yielding MLGRRVVLAALASGMLVACSSDDKGACEGVTGECVAFEAGATEHDIQTALVSAKPGTTFRFAAGTFTFQNALVLDGVANVTLEGAGAETTVLDFKGQLAGSEALSATRTDGLAVRNLHVRDAKGDGIKVLGTNGVSFQHVRVTWTGANPTAHGAYGLYPVQSKQVLIEDCYVAGASDAGIYVGQSEDIVVRRNEATQNVAGIEIENSHRADVYENNAHANTGGILVFGLPGLQVPDVSHVRVFRNQLVENNTANFAPKGNTVGTVPAGTGMLVMAAHDVEVFENTFTGNKTVGVSVVSYLLLDQTPDDAAFNPDSYRVYLHNNTFSQTGTAPDMNNPLGAALGALAQYLPGGRVPDHVYDGIPGANASARLANNPMELCIGTATSFVNVNAADPDAQGNWTHFSTDVAPYACTLAPLTAVTLQQVP